The following coding sequences are from one Carassius auratus strain Wakin unplaced genomic scaffold, ASM336829v1 scaf_tig00214077, whole genome shotgun sequence window:
- the LOC113091095 gene encoding mitochondrial import receptor subunit TOM5 homolog: MFKIEGLGPKMDPEEMKKKMREDVITSVRNFLIYVAVLRVTPYVLKKLDSI, encoded by the exons atgtttaaaattgaGGGTCTTGGGCCAAAGATGGACCCGGaggagatgaagaaaaaaatgcgCGAAGATGTCATCACGTCTGTTCGTAATTTTTTGATTTATGTCGCGGTTCTGCGAGTCA cACCCTATGTTTTGAAGAAGCTGGACAGCATATGA
- the LOC113091094 gene encoding glyoxylate reductase/hydroxypyruvate reductase-like, whose protein sequence is MYKMSTQQTLKVFVTRRIPQEGMQILQNSGMCNLSVWDSDEPVPRAELLQGVAGAHGLICLLSDKIDAEVLDAAGPNLKVISTLSVGFDHLAIDEIKKRGIRVGYTPDVLTDATAELTVALLLATCRRLPEGVEEVKNGGWSTWKPLWLCGYGLSGSTVGVIGLGRIGLAIARRLKPFGVKRLLYTGRQPKPQAQEIDGEYVPLDTLVRESDFVVVSCSLTPDTQGLCDKTFFGKMKKTAIFINTSRGAVVNQEDLFEALSSGQIAAAGLDVTTPEPLPTDHPLLTLKNCVVLPHIGSATYSTRGVMSELTANNLLAGLTGSEMPTELKL, encoded by the exons ATGTACAAGATGAGCACGCAGCAGACGCTGAAAGTGTTCGTCACGAGACGCATTCCGCAGGAGGGCATGCAAATACTCCAAAACTCCGGGAT GTGTAATCTGTCAGTGTGGGACTCTGATGAGCCTGTGCCCCGGGCAGAGCTCCTTCAGGGGGTGGCAGGCGCTCATGGGCTTATCTGTTTACTCTCAGACAAAATTGATGCTGAGGTCTTGGATGCGGCTG GACCCAATTTGAAAGTGATCAGCACTCTTTCTGTGGGATTTGACCATCTTGCCATAGATGAGATAAAGAAACG AGGGATAAGAGTAGGCTACACGCCCGATGTTTTGACAGATGCTACTGCTGAGCTGACAGTGGCTCTGCTCTTGGCCACATGCCGACGTCTTCCCGAGGGTGTAGAGGAGGTGAAAAA TGGCGGCTGGAGTACATGGAAGCCTCTGTGGCTGTGTGGTTATGGTCTTTCGGGCAGTACTGTTGGGGTGATTGGTTTGGGCCGCATAG GTTTGGCCATTGCAAGGCGACTAAAGCCTTTTGGAGTGAAGAGATTGCTGTACACAGGCAGACAACCCAAACCTCAGGCTCAAGAGATTGATGGGGAATATG TGCCTTTAGATACTCTGGTGAGAGAGAGTGATTTTGTGGTGGTGTCTTGTTCTTTGACTCCTGACACTCAAGGCCTTTGTGACAAAACCTTCTTCGGCAAGATGAAGAAAACGGCAATCTTCATCAACACCAGCAG AGGGGCGGTTGTGAATCAAGAGGACTTGTTTGAAGCCCTCAGCAGTGGTCAGATTGCAGCAGCGGGGCTTGATGTTACAACCCCTGAACCTCTGCCCACCGACCACCCACTGCTGACCCTTAAAAACTGTG TGGTTCTCCCTCACATCGGCAGTGCCACCTACTCCACACGTGGTGTCATGAGTGAACTGACGGCAAACAACTTGCTGGCAGGCCTGACCGGCTCTGAAATGCCCACTGAGTTGAAACTGTAG